The following coding sequences are from one Dermacentor silvarum isolate Dsil-2018 chromosome 4, BIME_Dsil_1.4, whole genome shotgun sequence window:
- the LOC119448671 gene encoding uncharacterized protein LOC119448671 yields MSMFCRPCVMLFSFQVAQRTERLREVSKPVRDEDMIRRTTSFRRALSATDMANQGGLMPGMAPVIRAPPRTRGGMHSKTMSLGQGMAAADLRIWGSGDSLVYTPYGSQNSLRGGRTGYDSDASVVSEPPRHWRYSRPAVRVESENESSNPGSTEDVTTATKHRKTLKERLKLLKKPSTHEPKQDSGKNYVATGNSVIIIIIPTTIISVIITRTMPTAEERGPL; encoded by the exons ATGTCCATGTTTTGCCGGCCTTGTGTCATGCTCTTCTCCTTCCAGGTTGCTCAAAGGACAGAGCGCCTGCGAGAAGTTTCCAAGCCTGTCAGGGATGAGGACATGATCAGGCGCACCACATCATTCCGAAG GGCACTGTCGGCGACGGACATGGCGAATCAGGGCGGCCTGATGCCCGGCATGGCGCCCGTGATCCGCGCCCCGCCGCGCACTCGCGGTGGCATGCACTCGAAGACCATGTCGCTGGGCCAGGGCATGGCGGCGGCCGATCTCAGGATATGGGGCTCCGGCGACAGCCTGGTGTACACCCCGTACGGCTCGCAGAACAGCCTCAGGGGAGGCCGCACGGGCTACGACTCGGACGCCTCGGTCGTCTCCGAGCCGCCCAGGCACTGGCGATACAGCAGGCCCGCAGTG CGAGTTGAATCAGAGAACGAATCCAGCAATCCAGGGAGCACGGAAGACGTCACAACAGCAACAAAGCACCGCAAGACGCTCAAGGAGCGCCTAAAGCTGCTGAAGAAGCCATCAACTCACGAGCCAAAGCAGGACTCCGGTAAGAACTACGTTGCGACAGGTAacagcgtcatcatcatcatcatccctacCACCATCATCAGCGTCATCATCACCCGAACTATGCCTACTGCAGAGGAGCGAGGACCACTGTAA